The Mangrovibacterium diazotrophicum DNA window AACCGTTAACATGCCCAACGATCCGGAAGAGCTGCGACTGTACGAATTATCCGTAGAGGAATACTCGAAGTAAAGAGGCTCGTGCAAACTTGTTTTAAATCTTCTTCTAGTTGTTTGCCAACAAAGTGCAGAAAGGTAACCCTCAGTTAGTTTAGTCGGTAAAATAGCGCATGATCACCAAATTTATTCTATTGGCTGTTTTCGGAATTGCAATGGCTCATGTTGAGGGTGTTGTTGTGGTGTACTTGCGAAAGGCTGTCGGTCTGCTGGAGCCTGAGGCTGATTCACCCAAAGTCCTCGAGCAAATACCTAAAAGATTAGTAAAAATCGAAATGACGCGGGAGGCGGCAACGATTGTTATGCTGGTTAGCTTGGCTATTTTAACAGGAGAAGGCTGGCTTGAACAACTGATGATTTTCCTTTGGACTTTCGCGTTCTGGGATATGTTCTATTACGTCTCTCTGTACGCTGTCATCAAATGGCCACCCAGTTTAAAAACAACGGATGTGTTGTTTCTCATTCCCCGCCCTTGGATTGCGCCAGTTTGGTTCCCGGTGACGATTTCATCGTTAACGACCTTATTAATTGGTGCATTATATCTGTTTCCTTTTCTTTAAAAATAAAGCCGACTCTTAAACGAGCGAGTCCTTAAAGCTTCCCTGGTCAATCCTGATCGCATTTTTCTCAAAACACCCCTAAATAATCTCAACTCCAAATAGGACTTTCGTCGCTATTCGGTGTCATTAACTTGAAAAACCAGTAACAAGAGTGCCCGAATTGAAAATCGGCCTGGTATTACTGACCGGACAAATCGAATTACCAAGCTAAACCCGATACAATGAAAAAATATTTCAGTCTGTTCGCCTTGCTTTTTTGCATCCAGCTCGCATTAATTGCACAGTCCGAAAGTGGAACTGTAATAACCGATTCCATTTTTTCTCAAAATCTGGAAAATAACTATGGTGAAAACCCAACGCGAGCGGTATCAGTATACCTTCCGCCGGGCTACAATGAAAGTACAAAGCATTACCCGGTTATCTATTTCCTTCATGGTTTCACGGGCGATAACAAGGTGATGGACTACATCTCCGGCTTGCTGGATCAAGCCATTGCCACCCATCGCATAAGACCTTGCATTATGGTGATTCCTGATGAAAAGACCACCTATGACGGGAGTTTTTACAGCAATAGCGAACTCTTTGGAAACTGGGAAGATTTCACGGCCTTCGACCTCGTTAGCTACGTGGATAAAAACTACCGGACGATTGCCAACAAAGACAGTCGCGGGATCACAGGGCACAGCATGGGCGGTTATGGAGCACTAAAAATAGCGATGCTCCATCCCGAAATTTTCAGCAGCGTTTATGCCCTCAGCCCTGGAGTCCTGACAATCGTGCGAGAGTACGGTCCCAACAGCGATACCTACAGGGAACTGTCAACCGTTAAAACACAAGAAGAACTCGATAAAACCTACTTCGGGAAAGTTATTATCGCCTTCGGAAAATCTTGGACACCAAATCCCAACAATCCGCCCTTTTTCTGCGACCTGCCTTTCACCTATGAAGGTGATGAACTCATCGTTCACAAGGACATTCTTGAAAAATGGTATGCCAATATGCCTTTGTATATGATCGACGACTACCTTGATAACCTTAAAAAATTGAAAGCCATTAAGCTGGATTGGGGAAGAAATGCAGGTGATCGGTTCACCATCATGTGCAGTATGTTCAGCCAGCGTTTAGAGAATGTGGGGATCAAGCATTTTGCAGAAGAATATATCGGCACACATGTCAACAATATCTACACCCCCGATGGACGTATTCCGAACCAGATGTTGCCTTTCTTCAATTACTACCTGAACTTTGAAGAGTAAAATAAGCATATAAAAAAGCTCCGTCTCTAGTGAGAACGGAGCCTTTTCAGATTGTATTTAAAAAACTTATTTGTTCTTGATTATTCGGGTAACAAAGTTGTTCCGCCGATTTGCAATCCCGGGATATTGGTAATGCGGATTTTTGAAACACCGCGTTTAATGGCGGCAAAACTGTTGTCTAGTTTTGGAATCATTCCGGCATGAATAGCGCCGCTTTCCTGCAAGGCTTTAAATTGCGTGTGGTTCAGCGAGGCAATCACCGAGCTATCGTCTTCCGAATCTTCCAGCACACCTGGTTTCTCGAAACAGAACACCAATTCCACATCGAAATGTTCGGCAAAAGCCACGGCCGCTTCGGCAGCAATGGTATCTGCATTTACATTCAACAGGCTGCCCTGCTTATCATGCGACAAGGGTGCCAGCACCGGAATCACCTGCTTATCCAGCAGTAGGTTCAACTCTTCCACATTCACGGCAACAATGTCGCCCACATAACCATAGTCAATATCTTTCACCGGTCGTTTTACCGCCTGCATGTAATTCAGATCGGCACCGGTAATGCCAATGGCATTTAGGCCCAGCGCCTGTAATTGGGCCACAATATTTTTGTTGACGAGTCCACCATAAACCATGGTCACAACCTCCAGCATCGCCTGATCGGTAATGCGGCGGCCATCCACCATCTTGGTTTCAATCCCGAGGCGTTCCGCCATCGCGGTTGCAGAGCGTCCACCTCCGTGCACCAATGCTTTTATTCCTTCGAGTTTCGAAAAGCGGTCAAGCAAATCAGCCAATGAGTCTTTCTCTTCAACCACTTTACCACCAACTTTTACGAGAGTGAGTTTTTGCTTAGTCATAAAATGTAAAATATCGAATTCCTAAAATGTACAATATTGAATAACCAATATCCAAGTTTGAATCTTCTTCCTTGGATATTTTAAATTGGATATTCGATATTTTTTATTTCTTATCGCCGATTTGGTCCAACAATATCTTCAGTACAGCCTGAGCTGAGAAGAGGCGATTTCCGGCTTCTTCTACAACAATCGAGTTCGGGCCATCGATCACTGAGTCGGCCACTATCATGTTCCGGCGAACTGGCAAACAGTGCATGAACTTCGCATTGTTGGTCACTGCCATCTGGCGATCACTCACGGTCCAATCACGATCTTTCGATAGGATTTTTCCATAGTCGTTGTAAGCCGCCCAGTTTTTCGCGTAGATGAAATCTGCACCTTCAAACGCTTTCATTTGGTCGTATTCCGGTTTTAGGTCGCCCATGAACTCCGGAGCCAGTTCGTAGCCTTCCGGGTGAGTCACCACCAATTCGTAATCGGTCTCGCGCATCCACTCCACAAACGAGTTCGGCACAGCCTGCGGCAAAGCGCGTGGGTGCGGCGCCCAGGTCATCACAACCTTCGGACGGGCTTTGGTTTTGTGCTCTTCAATAGTCAGGTGGTCGGCAAACGACTGCAGCGGATGGCGGGTTGCCGCCTCCATGCTCACCACCGGCACTCCAGCATAGTCGATAAACTGCTGGATAATTTTTTCCTCATAATCGTCAGCTCTGTTTTCAAAGCGGGCGAACGAACGCACACCGATGATGTCGCAATATTTCCCGATTACCGGCACAGCTTCGCGGATATGTTCCGGCTTGTCACCGTCCATAATCACACCCAGCTCGGTTTCCAGCTTCCAGCCACCTTCGTTAATATCAAACACAATCACGTTCATGCCCAGATTCAATCCGGCCTTTTGCGTGCTCAAACGAGTTCGCAAACTGGAGTTAAAAAAGACGAGCAAAAGCGTCTTGTTCTTCCCTAACGATTGGTATTTGTAAGGATCTTTTTTTAATTCCAAAGCCAATTTCAAGGCTTCATCCAGGTTGTCTAAATCGTGAACCGAAGTGAAATGTTTCATATCTGTTGTTAGTTGAATTTTCTGTTAAAATGTTTTTTTTGTTGATCTGTTGAATCGTAGAACTGCCCCACCAAATTATCCCTGTCTTACTTTCAGGATGACGATTCTCGCTAATAATTAATCAATAATTATTATCAATTTCGAACTTGTCCCTCACCGTCGATCAGCCATTTGTAGCTGGTTAGTTCTTCTAAAGCCATTGGGCCGCGGGCGTGCAATTTTTGGGTTGAAATGCCAATTTCGGCGCCCAAACCAAACTGCGCTCCATCGGTAAAAGCAGTGGAAACATTGCAGTACACCGAAGAAGCGTCCACCAATTTGCGAAACAAATCCTGGAGTTGTTCATTCTCGGTAACAATGCACTCGCTGTGTTTCGAACTGTACTCGGCAATGTGATCGAGCGCCTCATCGAAACTGGATACCGTCTTCACCGACATTTTATAATCGAGGAACTCGGTTCCGAATGATTCTTCGTTAGCCCATTCCAATAAGGTTGAAGGGTAATTTCCTTCCAATGCATTGTGAGCTTGCTCGTCTGCATAAACCACCACATTGCACTCGGGCAATTTGCTGCAGATTTCAGCCAAATCACCCAACCGACTTTCGTGGATCACCAGGCAGTCGAGCGAGTTGCATACGCTTGGACGCCGGGTTTTCGAATTGAAAACAATCTCTTTGCCTTTGGCCGTATCGCCAAATTCATCGAAATAAGTGTGGCAAATTCCCGCCCCTGTCTCAATAACCGGGATGGTTGCATTTTTGCGCACAAATTCAATCAATCCTTGCGAACCGCGGGGGATAATCAAATCAACAAATCCGCGGGCATTCAGAATCTGAGCAGTCGCCTCGCGGTCTGCCGGTAGCAAAGCCAGAATATTTTTATCGATCCCATGCTTTTCCAAGACACCGTGGATCACCTTTACAATCGCCGTATTGGAGTCGATGGCGTCGCTTCCGCCTTTCAACACACAGGCATTACCCGATTTCAGGCAAAGCGAGAACACATCGAAGGTCACATTCGGACGCGCTTCGTAAATGATACCGATGACGCCAAAAGCAACCGATACCTTTTTGATGCGCATGCCATTAGGGCGAACAGTTTCGCTGAGCACGCGTCCAACCGGAGACGGCAATGAAGCTACATTGCGAATATCATCTGCGATACCGACAATACGCTCTGCCGTCAATTTCAGACGATCGTATTTCGGGTCAGCCGGGTCCATCCGTGCCAAATCTTTTTGGTTTTCAGCCAAAATTGCTTCTGTGTTTGCAACAGCAGCATCGGCGACATCCAACAAAATAGCATTGATGTTTTCGACTGACAGCAGATTCAATTTCCTGCTGGCTTTCAATGTAAGTTCCAGTTGTTTTTTAACCTCCATAATGCAAGTTTACAAAATTAAAAGTCCCCTTCCCTGGGGGAGGAAGGGGACAACTCAGAATATCTTATTAGAATTTGTTGTAGTCAACAAAAGGGGGTTATTAGAAAAGGGTATATTGAGTTATTCTGAGCTTATATATCTTTAGTTTTGGTTCAAAATTTTCTCCCCCAAAAATAAGCAATGAACGTCAATTTATCACAATACAGCTCGATTTTATTTAAAAAATTAACCTGAAATCAAACCGTGCTTTCAATCTTCAATTAAATACAAATAATCGTAGTGTACAATTGGCTTTTTATACTTGGTTCCGGCCTCCGTCTCTGCCTTCTCAGATTCGAACTGGGCTTTACCCCAACCGACCAAATTTCCTTGCTCATCGACAATCTTTACAATGTCTCCTTTTTCAAAGCTTCCTTTCACATCAACGACGCCAATCAGCAACAAACTGGTCGCCATTTCCGAGTAAAGTGCGTCGCGGGCTCCCTGGTTGATCACCAACTCGCCTTTGGCAAAACTGTCAGAATAAGCAATCCATTTTTTGACGTTGGAAGCCTTGCGTGCTTCGGCTTTGAACAAAGTGTGTTTCGCCTGCCGGTCCACCCGCAAAATATCCGTCAGAATATGGTCTTTCAAGCCACTGGCAATATGAACCTCAATTCCT harbors:
- a CDS encoding alpha/beta hydrolase; translated protein: MKKYFSLFALLFCIQLALIAQSESGTVITDSIFSQNLENNYGENPTRAVSVYLPPGYNESTKHYPVIYFLHGFTGDNKVMDYISGLLDQAIATHRIRPCIMVIPDEKTTYDGSFYSNSELFGNWEDFTAFDLVSYVDKNYRTIANKDSRGITGHSMGGYGALKIAMLHPEIFSSVYALSPGVLTIVREYGPNSDTYRELSTVKTQEELDKTYFGKVIIAFGKSWTPNPNNPPFFCDLPFTYEGDELIVHKDILEKWYANMPLYMIDDYLDNLKKLKAIKLDWGRNAGDRFTIMCSMFSQRLENVGIKHFAEEYIGTHVNNIYTPDGRIPNQMLPFFNYYLNFEE
- the argB gene encoding acetylglutamate kinase; this encodes MTKQKLTLVKVGGKVVEEKDSLADLLDRFSKLEGIKALVHGGGRSATAMAERLGIETKMVDGRRITDQAMLEVVTMVYGGLVNKNIVAQLQALGLNAIGITGADLNYMQAVKRPVKDIDYGYVGDIVAVNVEELNLLLDKQVIPVLAPLSHDKQGSLLNVNADTIAAEAAVAFAEHFDVELVFCFEKPGVLEDSEDDSSVIASLNHTQFKALQESGAIHAGMIPKLDNSFAAIKRGVSKIRITNIPGLQIGGTTLLPE
- a CDS encoding N-acetylornithine carbamoyltransferase, with translation MKHFTSVHDLDNLDEALKLALELKKDPYKYQSLGKNKTLLLVFFNSSLRTRLSTQKAGLNLGMNVIVFDINEGGWKLETELGVIMDGDKPEHIREAVPVIGKYCDIIGVRSFARFENRADDYEEKIIQQFIDYAGVPVVSMEAATRHPLQSFADHLTIEEHKTKARPKVVMTWAPHPRALPQAVPNSFVEWMRETDYELVVTHPEGYELAPEFMGDLKPEYDQMKAFEGADFIYAKNWAAYNDYGKILSKDRDWTVSDRQMAVTNNAKFMHCLPVRRNMIVADSVIDGPNSIVVEEAGNRLFSAQAVLKILLDQIGDKK
- a CDS encoding glutamate-5-semialdehyde dehydrogenase; translated protein: MEVKKQLELTLKASRKLNLLSVENINAILLDVADAAVANTEAILAENQKDLARMDPADPKYDRLKLTAERIVGIADDIRNVASLPSPVGRVLSETVRPNGMRIKKVSVAFGVIGIIYEARPNVTFDVFSLCLKSGNACVLKGGSDAIDSNTAIVKVIHGVLEKHGIDKNILALLPADREATAQILNARGFVDLIIPRGSQGLIEFVRKNATIPVIETGAGICHTYFDEFGDTAKGKEIVFNSKTRRPSVCNSLDCLVIHESRLGDLAEICSKLPECNVVVYADEQAHNALEGNYPSTLLEWANEESFGTEFLDYKMSVKTVSSFDEALDHIAEYSSKHSECIVTENEQLQDLFRKLVDASSVYCNVSTAFTDGAQFGLGAEIGISTQKLHARGPMALEELTSYKWLIDGEGQVRN